A portion of the Salinigranum marinum genome contains these proteins:
- a CDS encoding universal stress protein yields MYEKILIPFDGSKEARKGAQEGIELAAALGATVHALYVIDLPGAPRTVYLRDDEEELREEYRTYGEDVTEEVCEMAETAGIDCVSAIRTGKPAEDIVEYAEDEEMDAIVLGSAYKGKFRALLGSTAENVVRTSTVPVITTRMGFDE; encoded by the coding sequence ATGTATGAGAAGATTTTGATCCCGTTCGACGGGAGCAAGGAGGCGCGAAAGGGAGCACAAGAGGGTATCGAACTCGCAGCCGCACTCGGCGCGACCGTCCACGCGCTGTACGTCATCGATCTCCCGGGGGCACCCAGGACGGTGTACCTCAGGGACGACGAAGAGGAACTGCGCGAGGAGTACCGGACGTACGGCGAGGACGTCACCGAGGAGGTCTGCGAGATGGCCGAGACGGCCGGCATCGACTGCGTCTCCGCGATCCGGACCGGGAAGCCAGCCGAGGACATCGTCGAGTACGCCGAGGACGAGGAGATGGACGCCATCGTCCTCGGGAGCGCGTACAAGGGCAAGTTCAGGGCGCTCTTGGGGAGCACCGCCGAGAACGTGGTCCGGACGTCGACCGTGCCCGTGATCACGACCCGGATGGGGTTCGACGAGTAG
- a CDS encoding BCCT family transporter — translation MADGENTTGEMSDGLQVELFHPDSDREPGDTNIVKWGFDIHPVVFPVALVIIAVFIAVTILLGDQAASAYTAIFNFVNGTFGWFYILAVNIFIVTILYFAFGKYGGIRIGGVEAEKEFDDFSWMAMLFSAGMGIGLMFFSVSEPLYYFQNVPGFFGAEAQSGAAASAAMAQTFFHWGFHPWAIYGLVGLGLAFFSFNRGLPLTFRSIFWPLLGERIYGWPGHIIDLVTVFATLFGLATSLGLGVAQVNTGLSYVGGDLLGLVSIPTGTLPQVLLIAGITAIATASVAAGLDGGVKRLSTLNLYLMLALLGFLLVVGPTVYIFGAWVEGLGAYFGNFLALSFFTGTMGAGGSTVTAWTVFYWGWWIAWSPFVGMFIARISKGRTVREFVLGVLFLPALFSFVWLSTFGGSALFVQLQGAGGILELYNAQGQTIAMFAMLEQFPLGALTGILATLLVVTFFVTSSDSGSLVIDHLTSGGKHDVPKTQRIFWAVTEGAVAAILLYGGGLSALQTAAITTGLPFAVILCLMCYTVYLGLDNEHSILESEAFAQRIEDLTAEGEVEVVTSGDATVTSIREGEDTASGD, via the coding sequence ATGGCTGACGGCGAGAACACCACGGGGGAGATGTCCGACGGGCTCCAGGTGGAGCTGTTCCACCCGGACTCCGACCGGGAACCCGGCGACACCAACATCGTGAAGTGGGGATTCGACATCCACCCGGTCGTCTTCCCGGTCGCCCTGGTGATCATCGCGGTGTTCATCGCGGTCACGATCCTGCTGGGCGACCAGGCAGCCTCGGCGTACACCGCCATCTTCAACTTCGTCAACGGCACGTTCGGCTGGTTCTACATCCTCGCAGTGAACATCTTCATTGTCACGATCCTGTACTTCGCCTTCGGAAAGTACGGCGGGATCAGGATCGGCGGTGTCGAAGCCGAAAAGGAGTTCGACGACTTCTCGTGGATGGCGATGCTGTTCAGCGCCGGCATGGGGATCGGCCTCATGTTCTTCAGCGTCTCCGAACCACTGTACTACTTCCAGAACGTTCCTGGCTTCTTCGGTGCCGAAGCACAGAGTGGCGCCGCGGCGTCGGCCGCGATGGCGCAGACGTTCTTCCACTGGGGCTTCCACCCGTGGGCGATCTACGGGCTCGTGGGCCTGGGTCTCGCGTTCTTCTCGTTCAACCGGGGACTGCCGCTGACGTTCCGGTCGATCTTCTGGCCGCTCCTGGGCGAGCGGATCTACGGCTGGCCGGGCCACATCATCGACCTCGTGACCGTCTTCGCGACCCTGTTCGGCCTGGCGACGTCGCTCGGCCTCGGGGTCGCACAGGTCAACACCGGCCTCTCGTACGTCGGCGGTGACCTCCTCGGTCTCGTCAGCATCCCCACCGGGACGCTCCCGCAGGTGCTTCTCATCGCCGGCATCACGGCGATCGCGACCGCCTCCGTGGCGGCGGGCCTCGACGGCGGTGTCAAGCGCCTGAGCACGCTCAACCTCTACCTCATGCTCGCGCTGCTCGGCTTCCTGCTCGTCGTCGGCCCGACGGTGTACATCTTCGGCGCGTGGGTCGAGGGCCTCGGCGCGTACTTCGGTAACTTCCTCGCGCTGAGCTTCTTCACCGGCACCATGGGCGCGGGCGGCTCGACCGTCACCGCCTGGACCGTCTTCTACTGGGGCTGGTGGATCGCCTGGTCGCCGTTCGTCGGGATGTTCATCGCACGCATCTCGAAGGGACGGACCGTCCGCGAGTTCGTCCTCGGCGTGCTGTTCCTGCCGGCGCTGTTCTCGTTCGTCTGGCTGTCGACGTTCGGCGGCAGCGCGCTGTTCGTCCAGCTGCAGGGTGCCGGCGGCATCCTCGAACTGTACAACGCACAGGGGCAGACGATCGCGATGTTCGCCATGCTGGAGCAGTTCCCGCTCGGCGCGCTGACGGGCATCCTCGCAACGCTGCTCGTGGTCACGTTCTTCGTCACCTCCTCGGACTCGGGGTCGCTGGTCATCGACCACCTGACCTCCGGCGGCAAGCACGACGTCCCGAAGACCCAGCGTATCTTCTGGGCCGTCACCGAGGGCGCGGTCGCGGCCATCCTGCTGTACGGCGGCGGCCTCAGCGCGCTCCAGACGGCCGCGATCACCACCGGCTTACCGTTCGCGGTGATCCTGTGCCTGATGTGTTACACCGTCTATCTGGGGCTCGATAACGAGCACTCGATCCTCGAGAGCGAGGCGTTCGCCCAGCGTATCGAGGACCTCACGGCCGAGGGCGAGGTGGAGGTAGTCACCTCCGGCGATGCGACCGTGACGAGCATCAGGGAGGGAGAAGATACGGCCAGCGGCGACTGA
- a CDS encoding NAD-binding protein: MVNDPSEPQARETRTDATLRELFSHGERVPLVYWRRFSGAKTTVLATGTVAVLAFITGLSHLSQGAAGFDGPLGTLVPSGAAGVVQFVGVLVGFVLGGVAAGLQRRYRVAWWGAVATLPLATVLPLVTAEATDALLFACAAGTLPLVVRNRGQFDRRLDLSPFQLAALTTLVAVQVYGTVGAYVLRDQYTGIETWTDAFYYIVVTGTTVGYGDATPTTGDAKLFTLSVLIVGTAAFGAAFGSFIVPALETRLTAAFGTMTASELTLLEDHVIVLGSGDLTEPLLDELDAEDVVVITLDTEAASALRERDVSVLTDDPTDTEALLDARVDAARGVVAATDDDARNTLAIIATRQANPDVRIVAAATDQRHVDKLEGVGADAVISPAVIGGQLLGRSVRGETDPLLADEDDDAAAGT, from the coding sequence GTGGTGAACGACCCGTCGGAGCCCCAGGCACGCGAGACGCGGACGGACGCGACCCTCCGCGAACTGTTCTCCCACGGCGAGCGCGTCCCGCTCGTCTACTGGCGGCGCTTTTCGGGCGCGAAGACGACCGTGCTCGCGACCGGGACGGTCGCCGTCCTCGCGTTTATCACCGGACTGTCGCACCTGAGCCAGGGGGCCGCCGGCTTCGACGGCCCCCTCGGGACGCTCGTTCCGAGCGGGGCGGCCGGCGTCGTCCAGTTCGTGGGGGTGCTGGTGGGGTTCGTCCTCGGGGGCGTCGCGGCGGGACTCCAGCGCCGCTACCGCGTCGCCTGGTGGGGGGCGGTCGCAACGCTCCCGCTCGCGACGGTGCTCCCGCTCGTGACCGCCGAGGCGACCGACGCTCTGCTGTTCGCCTGTGCAGCGGGCACGCTCCCGCTGGTCGTCCGCAATCGGGGGCAGTTCGACCGCCGCCTCGACCTCTCGCCGTTCCAGCTCGCCGCGCTGACCACGCTCGTCGCGGTGCAGGTGTACGGGACGGTCGGCGCGTACGTCCTCCGCGACCAGTACACGGGGATCGAGACGTGGACCGACGCCTTCTACTATATCGTCGTCACCGGCACCACGGTCGGCTACGGGGACGCCACGCCGACGACCGGGGACGCGAAACTGTTCACCCTCTCGGTGCTCATCGTCGGCACGGCGGCGTTCGGCGCGGCGTTCGGGTCGTTCATCGTCCCGGCGCTCGAAACGAGGCTCACGGCCGCATTCGGAACCATGACCGCTTCGGAACTCACCCTGCTCGAGGACCACGTCATCGTCCTCGGCTCCGGCGACCTCACTGAACCGCTTCTCGACGAACTCGACGCCGAAGACGTCGTCGTGATCACGCTCGACACCGAGGCCGCCTCGGCGCTCCGCGAACGCGACGTCAGCGTGCTCACCGACGACCCCACCGACACCGAGGCGCTGTTGGACGCCCGGGTCGACGCCGCCCGTGGCGTCGTCGCCGCGACCGACGACGACGCCCGGAACACCCTCGCGATCATCGCCACCCGGCAGGCGAACCCCGACGTCCGGATCGTCGCGGCGGCGACCGACCAGCGGCACGTCGACAAACTCGAGGGCGTCGGCGCGGACGCGGTGATCAGCCCGGCGGTCATCGGCGGGCAGTTGCTCGGGCGGTCGGTCCGGGGCGAGACGGACCCGTTGTTGGCCGACGAGGACGACGACGCCGCGGCGGGGACGTAG